In Streptomyces sclerotialus, one genomic interval encodes:
- a CDS encoding calcium-binding protein, with protein MTATKKGTEVNDTLIGTNGRDVIVGLGGNDTIRGLDGPDVICGDYGDRAGSRPGKDTIYAGPSGLGATDVDMVRGQERNDRLYGEAGTDELEGQAGDDEIRGGPGNDDHNGLEGNDKMYGGPGDDMLRESNANSGNDKLFGEDGNDELQSNDGNDQLRGGKDNDTLMGEDGNDDLDGNQGQNTNDGGAGRDRCVNPSAPAAVNCERP; from the coding sequence ATGACAGCGACGAAAAAGGGCACTGAAGTGAACGACACGCTCATCGGCACCAACGGCCGTGACGTCATCGTCGGTCTCGGTGGCAACGACACGATCCGCGGTCTCGACGGTCCGGACGTGATCTGCGGAGACTACGGCGATCGAGCCGGGAGCCGGCCCGGTAAGGACACCATCTATGCCGGGCCGAGCGGCCTCGGAGCAACCGATGTGGACATGGTCCGCGGGCAGGAGCGCAACGACAGGCTCTACGGCGAGGCCGGAACGGACGAGCTCGAGGGCCAGGCCGGCGACGACGAGATCCGTGGTGGGCCGGGCAACGACGACCACAACGGGCTCGAAGGCAACGACAAGATGTACGGCGGCCCGGGCGACGACATGCTTCGTGAGTCCAACGCCAACAGCGGAAATGACAAGCTCTTCGGCGAGGACGGCAACGACGAGCTGCAGAGCAACGACGGTAACGATCAGCTCCGAGGAGGCAAGGACAACGACACCCTGATGGGCGAGGACGGCAACGACGACCTCGACGGCAACCAGGGGCAGAACACGAACGACGGCGGAGCGGGACGAGACCGGTGCGTCAATCCCAGCGCGCCAGCAGCTGTCAATTGTGAACGGCCGTAG